The Gadus chalcogrammus isolate NIFS_2021 chromosome 14, NIFS_Gcha_1.0, whole genome shotgun sequence sequence CAACGTCTTGGCTAGAGAAGTGGACCAATCAGCCTTCCGTAGTACTTTGAATCAATCGTCTCCTCTGTTGCAGCCACACATTACTTCCAAACCCTGGAGGTTAAAATGTGTACCACATTGAACCTAATTTAATTCACTCCTTcactcatttttttttttcttcgcaTAAACACGGGAAGTACAGATATAGCTATAGGATTGGGTAAAATTATGTTAGGATGTGTGATTGTAATTGCTTTGGCGAGGAATAGGCTGCATGGATAATAACACTATCCTTGAGCATTATATTAAGCATGTTACATATGTATTGATGCAATTCTTTTCTAAGTGCTGCAACTAATGTTGCCCAGCAATATTATCAATTTCGGTTTAGTTTCAGTTTTAATCCTTAATTAAACCCATGATATTTTTCTGTAAAACACGATGGACTGATCAGTTTCTATTTATACACGCATTTATAAAGACGAACTAACCCTTTTTCAGAATTGTTACTTTCAGTATAAGAAGCCTTCAACGTATACGAAAGAATCCTGCAGGACAAATTAATTTAATGACAGGGACGCAGCGTCAGTGGTTGAAAGGGGTCCTCCGGATTATTACAACGTGCGTACTTTGAATGAGCCAATTGGCTTCCAGGACGGCTCTATTGGAATGGAAATTAGGTGCTGCCAgcgttgcgtgtgtgtgtgtgtgtgtgtgtgtgtgtgtgtgtgtgtgtgtgtgtgtgtgtgtgtgtgtgtgtgtgtgtgtgtgtgtgtgtgtgtgtgtgtgtgtgtgtgtgtgtgtgtgtgttgggggggggggggggttgcatggGAACGCCGCAGGACACGCGCCTGGCTCGCGTCCTGGGTCTGTCCAACGGCCGGTGTTGGGAAGCTTCTCAGAAGCGTGCGACGCGCAGAgaaaagaggggaggagaaatcACTTATAAAAGAAACCACCGCGCACCGTTTGACGTGTTGTTGTCCTGAAGTTTCGGGGTGCGTGCATCTACTTTATAATCGCTTGTATTACTTCCTTGGAGAGAAATGGAGACCATGTCGTCGCCTGCGACGCACGAGAATTTTTCCCAGTATACGCTCCTGATGATATCAGGGGGTCAAACTTTACTACCTGCCTCGGGAGAAGAAAGGTGTGCGATCAAAGTGGAACCACGGCAGACTGATCCCGAGGTGCTGAATAGACAGCGCCCCGGGTCACCCCAACTTTTACGCTGCGTAAAAAGAACCCATTTGGAAAGAGTGGATTTCGATTTCCCCCACAAGCAACAATTTGTCGCGTCCGTCGCGCGCAGgaacgagcgagagagaaaccGCGTGAGACAGGTCAACGCCGGCTTCCAGACTCTTCGCCAGCATGTGCCCAACGGAGCCACCAACGGGAAGCTCAGCAAGGTGGAGACGCTCCGGTCCGCCGTGGAGTACATCCGAGCTCTGCAGCAACTTTTGCACTCAGGCCAGTCCATCTCGGCGGCGTTTGATAACTTAGAGGTGGCCTCCTCGCCTTCCGTCTCCAGCGGGCTCTCGGCGGGACCCGAGTCGCCccactccacctgctcctcgaCCTCGGAGGATGGGACCGGCTATGGGACTTTACGCACCGAGGAACCCGAGCTCTTAGACTTCAGCGCCTGGTTGCACAGGTACACTGAGTTCTTGAATAACTGAGAGGACACAAGTCTTACCACTGCGTTAAGGACACGAGGATCTTCTCTTGTGCATCCGTCCTGTATCCTATATGCTATATCCTATATCCCATATCCTATATCCTGTATCC is a genomic window containing:
- the LOC130403590 gene encoding achaete-scute homolog 1b-like gives rise to the protein MSSPATHENFSQYTLLMISGGQTLLPASGEERCAIKVEPRQTDPEVLNRQRPGSPQLLRCVKRTHLERVDFDFPHKQQFVASVARRNERERNRVRQVNAGFQTLRQHVPNGATNGKLSKVETLRSAVEYIRALQQLLHSGQSISAAFDNLEVASSPSVSSGLSAGPESPHSTCSSTSEDGTGYGTLRTEEPELLDFSAWLHRYTEFLNN